The Cryomorphaceae bacterium genome segment GTTATTACTGTTTTTCTTTCCCGCCCGTTCCATCAGCCAAAGCATCCAATCTTTTCTGCTTTCCTGGATATTGTTTTTGATTTCTTTCTTCAACTCTCTTGAAGTATGACTCTTAAAATCCCGCATGATGTTCTCGAGCTTTTCCTGGTGTGTTCCAATGATTAAATGAACATGACTTGTCATTATGCACCAGGCATATACATCCAGGCCTTTTTGATTCTGACAGAAACTCAAACTGTCGAGGAGAATATCCTTGTATTCGTTTCTTACAAAGACATCTATCCAATAAACTACCGCGAAGC includes the following:
- a CDS encoding transposase — translated: MSVRYKFRDQNQLYFVSFAVVYWIDVFVRNEYKDILLDSLSFCQNQKGLDVYAWCIMTSHVHLIIGTHQEKLENIMRDFKSHTSRELKKEIKNNIQESRKDWMLWLMERAGKKNSNNKSFQFWQQDNHPIELWDNYILNQKLDYIHNNPVVAGFVSRPEDYVYSSARDYAAEKGLLDIRLIE